One window of Rhizobium leguminosarum genomic DNA carries:
- the trpD gene encoding anthranilate phosphoribosyltransferase, with amino-acid sequence MTDLKPFLAKAASREPLTRDEARAAFDILMSGQATPSQIGGFLMALRVRGETVDEIVGAVTAMRSKMLTVEAPADAIDIVGTGGDASGTYNISTLAALIVAGAGVPVAKHGNRALSSKSGAADNLAALGVKLDVGPEIISRCITEAGVGFMFAQLHHSAMRHVGPSRVELGTRTIFNLLGPLSSPAGVRRQLLGVFSPQWLVPLAEVMRDLGSECVWVVHGDGLDEITTTGITKVAALEDGKIRTFELSPADFGVSPSVLADIKGGDGVANAAALREVLSGAKNAYRDISLANAAASLVIAGKVETIRDGMTLAAQSLDSGATALALDKLIAVSNDID; translated from the coding sequence ATGACCGATCTGAAGCCGTTCCTGGCCAAGGCCGCAAGCCGCGAGCCGCTGACGCGTGACGAGGCTCGCGCCGCCTTCGACATCCTGATGTCGGGCCAGGCGACGCCCTCGCAGATCGGCGGCTTCCTGATGGCGCTGCGTGTGCGCGGCGAAACCGTCGACGAGATCGTCGGCGCCGTCACCGCGATGCGCTCGAAGATGCTGACCGTCGAGGCTCCGGCCGATGCGATCGACATCGTCGGCACCGGCGGCGATGCCAGCGGCACCTACAATATCTCGACGCTGGCGGCGCTGATCGTCGCCGGCGCCGGCGTCCCCGTCGCAAAACACGGCAACCGGGCGCTAAGCTCGAAATCGGGCGCGGCGGACAATCTGGCCGCACTCGGCGTCAAGCTCGACGTCGGTCCCGAGATCATTTCCCGCTGCATCACTGAGGCCGGCGTCGGCTTCATGTTCGCGCAGCTCCATCATTCCGCCATGCGCCATGTCGGCCCTTCCCGGGTCGAACTCGGCACCCGCACCATCTTCAACCTGCTGGGGCCGCTTTCCAGTCCGGCCGGCGTCCGCCGCCAGCTGCTCGGGGTCTTCTCGCCGCAATGGCTGGTGCCGCTTGCGGAAGTCATGCGCGATCTCGGCTCCGAATGCGTCTGGGTGGTCCATGGCGACGGCCTCGATGAGATCACCACGACCGGCATCACCAAGGTAGCCGCGCTCGAAGACGGCAAGATCCGCACCTTCGAGCTGTCGCCCGCCGATTTCGGCGTCAGCCCCAGCGTGCTTGCCGACATCAAGGGCGGCGATGGTGTCGCCAACGCTGCAGCGCTTCGCGAGGTGCTCAGCGGCGCGAAGAACGCCTATCGCGATATTTCGCTCGCCAATGCCGCCGCCTCGCTGGTGATCGCCGGCAAGGTCGAAACGATTCGCGACGGCATGACGCTTGCGGCGCAGTCGCTCGATAGCGGCGCTACCGCCCTCGCCCTCGACAAACTCATCGCCGTTTCCAACGATATCGACTAG
- a CDS encoding transglutaminase family protein, protein MTIFSVRHITSYRYVREVDFGEHRLMFRPRDSFDQRLIEASLTIYPEESHVRWIHDVFGNCVALIDFSKPASELRFETWITLDHTPQVALDLKVDDQALTYPFSYDKDEIADLTPAMQRHYPDPNDDVGRWARQFVRQGRPTETGHLLMTLCYAIRESFVYARRMEHGTQTPLQTLQLRSGTCRDFALLMMEAARVLGLAARFVTGYVYVPDRDGTTVLGGGSTHAWCQIYLPGAGWAEFDPTNGIVGNRDLIRVAVARDPRQAVPLSGSYDGDGTDFDSMTVQVNVTTK, encoded by the coding sequence ATGACGATTTTCTCCGTCCGCCACATCACGTCCTATCGTTACGTCAGGGAGGTCGATTTCGGCGAACATCGCTTGATGTTCCGGCCGCGCGACAGTTTCGACCAGCGGCTGATCGAAGCGTCGTTGACGATTTATCCTGAGGAAAGTCATGTGCGCTGGATCCACGATGTTTTCGGCAATTGCGTGGCGCTCATCGATTTTTCGAAGCCGGCCTCCGAGCTTCGTTTCGAAACCTGGATCACACTCGATCATACGCCCCAGGTCGCCCTCGATCTCAAGGTGGACGACCAGGCCCTGACCTATCCATTCTCCTACGATAAGGACGAAATTGCCGATCTGACGCCGGCGATGCAGCGCCATTATCCCGACCCCAACGATGATGTCGGACGCTGGGCGCGCCAGTTCGTGCGGCAGGGGCGTCCGACAGAGACCGGGCATCTGCTGATGACGCTCTGTTACGCCATTCGGGAAAGCTTCGTCTATGCGCGCCGGATGGAGCACGGAACGCAGACGCCGCTACAGACTTTGCAGCTTCGCTCCGGCACCTGTCGGGATTTCGCGCTTCTGATGATGGAGGCGGCACGCGTCCTCGGCCTCGCGGCGCGGTTTGTCACGGGCTATGTCTATGTTCCCGATCGCGACGGCACCACCGTGCTCGGCGGCGGTTCCACCCACGCCTGGTGCCAGATTTATCTTCCGGGCGCCGGCTGGGCGGAGTTCGATCCGACCAATGGGATCGTCGGCAACCGCGATCTCATTCGTGTCGCCGTTGCCCGCGATCCGCGCCAGGCCGTCCCGTTGAGCGGCAGCTATGATGGGGATGGGACGGATTTCGACAGCATGACGGTGCAGGTCAACGTCACCACGAAGT
- a CDS encoding SurA N-terminal domain-containing protein, with protein MFHILRRAAQTLVAKLLMLLLVASFGIWGVSRSLITGSNSTTVVTVGDQHVDVNEFHLAYQRQVASLSQQFGTRLTPEQARAFGVEQQVLAQLVAGASLDQLAEDMNLGLSEDRLAQLIADDPAFKAVNGKFDRELFISRLRNANIRQDDYIKERSKVAVRSQVVDAISNGFTAPKTLVDALKLYGGESRSVDYLLLTNANIEPIKAPADDVLAAWFEGVKQRYQAPEYRKLVYLKLQPADIADAATVTDDQIHEAFDKSKDTYRTPESRTIEQLTFTSKDLATAAETALKGGTSFDQLVSDQGKTASDVLLGEFTKDKVPDQAVADAAFAVSRDGGTTPVVEGSFGSVILRITNMKPETTKNFDEVKEDIRKQLALSNASQEVINVHDRIEDLRAGGATLEDIAGQLKLKAVAVDAVDMTGADKDGKEVKDIPVKQQLLGEAFKTEVAVDAPPLPIGNDGYVWFNVREITPTRDRPVAEVREKVVEDWTAEQQKAELAKKVDELKAAAVKGTALADIATPLGIAVESKSGVTRSTDDPVLGRAGVTAAFSGPIDTVASAVGADPSTQILMKVTEVNSEPTSDALNNRDAQITAMANAAGDDILDQMVNLLQTQYGAQINQTLAEQATLR; from the coding sequence ATGTTCCATATCCTGAGAAGAGCCGCTCAGACCTTGGTCGCCAAGCTGCTGATGCTTCTGCTGGTCGCGTCCTTCGGCATCTGGGGCGTCTCCCGGTCGCTGATTACCGGCAGCAACAGCACCACGGTCGTGACCGTCGGCGATCAGCATGTGGACGTCAACGAATTCCACCTCGCCTACCAGCGCCAGGTGGCAAGCCTCAGCCAGCAGTTCGGCACGCGCCTGACGCCGGAACAGGCCCGCGCCTTCGGCGTCGAGCAGCAGGTGCTTGCCCAGCTCGTCGCCGGCGCCTCGCTCGACCAGCTTGCCGAAGACATGAACCTCGGCCTGTCCGAAGATCGCCTCGCCCAGTTGATCGCCGATGATCCGGCTTTCAAGGCTGTCAACGGCAAGTTCGACCGTGAACTCTTCATCTCGCGCCTGCGCAATGCCAATATCCGCCAGGATGATTACATCAAGGAGCGCAGCAAGGTCGCCGTCCGCAGCCAGGTCGTCGACGCCATCTCGAACGGCTTCACCGCCCCGAAGACCCTGGTCGACGCCCTGAAGCTCTATGGCGGTGAAAGCCGCAGCGTCGACTATCTGCTGCTCACCAACGCCAATATCGAGCCGATCAAGGCGCCTGCCGACGATGTGCTGGCGGCGTGGTTCGAGGGTGTGAAGCAGCGCTACCAGGCGCCCGAGTATCGCAAGCTCGTCTATCTCAAGCTGCAGCCCGCCGATATCGCTGACGCAGCGACCGTCACCGACGACCAGATCCACGAAGCCTTCGACAAGAGCAAGGATACCTACCGCACGCCGGAAAGCCGCACCATCGAACAGCTGACCTTCACCAGCAAGGATCTTGCCACCGCCGCCGAAACGGCGCTGAAGGGCGGCACTAGCTTCGATCAACTGGTCTCCGACCAGGGCAAGACGGCAAGCGACGTGCTGCTCGGCGAATTCACCAAGGACAAGGTTCCAGACCAGGCTGTTGCCGATGCGGCCTTCGCGGTTTCGCGCGATGGCGGCACGACACCTGTCGTCGAGGGTTCCTTCGGCTCCGTCATCCTGCGCATCACCAACATGAAGCCGGAAACGACCAAGAATTTCGACGAGGTGAAGGAGGACATCCGCAAGCAGCTGGCGCTTTCCAATGCCTCTCAGGAAGTGATCAACGTTCATGACCGCATCGAGGATCTGCGCGCCGGCGGCGCCACGCTCGAGGATATCGCCGGCCAGTTGAAGCTGAAGGCCGTGGCCGTCGACGCCGTCGATATGACCGGCGCAGACAAGGACGGCAAAGAGGTCAAGGATATTCCCGTCAAGCAGCAGCTGCTCGGCGAAGCCTTCAAGACCGAGGTCGCCGTCGATGCGCCGCCGCTGCCGATCGGCAATGACGGCTATGTCTGGTTCAACGTCCGCGAAATCACGCCGACCCGCGACCGCCCGGTCGCCGAGGTGCGCGAAAAGGTGGTCGAGGACTGGACGGCGGAACAGCAGAAAGCCGAACTTGCCAAGAAGGTCGACGAATTGAAGGCCGCAGCAGTCAAGGGCACCGCGCTTGCCGATATCGCAACGCCGCTCGGCATCGCCGTCGAAAGCAAGAGCGGCGTCACCCGCTCCACCGATGATCCAGTGCTTGGCCGCGCGGGCGTCACCGCCGCCTTCTCCGGCCCCATCGATACGGTCGCAAGCGCTGTCGGAGCCGATCCCTCGACGCAGATTCTGATGAAGGTCACCGAGGTCAACAGCGAGCCGACCAGCGACGCGCTGAACAACCGCGATGCCCAGATCACCGCCATGGCCAATGCCGCCGGCGACGATATTCTCGATCAGATGGTCAACCTGCTGCAGACGCAGTACGGCGCGCAGATCAACCAGACGCTCGCCGAACAGGCGACGCTTCGTTAG
- a CDS encoding GlsB/YeaQ/YmgE family stress response membrane protein: MENAGVGWIAAIIIGGVAGWLAEKVMSSNMGLLMNILLGIVGAIVANWILGLLHIQPLAGWLGYLITGFIGACILIFIGRVIRR, translated from the coding sequence ATGGAAAACGCAGGCGTGGGTTGGATTGCAGCCATCATCATCGGTGGCGTCGCCGGATGGCTGGCGGAAAAGGTCATGAGCAGCAACATGGGCTTGCTCATGAACATATTGCTAGGCATCGTCGGCGCCATCGTCGCCAACTGGATCCTGGGTCTGTTGCACATCCAGCCGCTTGCAGGTTGGCTGGGTTATCTGATCACCGGCTTTATTGGTGCGTGCATCCTGATTTTCATTGGGCGCGTCATCCGCCGCTGA
- a CDS encoding entericidin — MSKAATVIACICLLTLSGCGNTAYGLKKDGQEASHAMDNATHRVLSAGAKK; from the coding sequence ATGTCAAAAGCTGCAACCGTCATCGCCTGCATCTGCCTGCTCACCCTTTCCGGCTGCGGCAATACCGCATACGGGCTGAAGAAGGATGGACAGGAGGCGAGCCACGCCATGGACAATGCGACACATCGGGTGCTTTCGGCAGGCGCCAAGAAGTGA